In Corylus avellana chromosome ca2, CavTom2PMs-1.0, the following proteins share a genomic window:
- the LOC132172814 gene encoding probable zinc transporter 10, whose protein sequence is MATSLVKLISIFIILFSTFTPQAFSVSDECGTESINSCNDKARALPLKIIAIVSILVTSMIGVCLPLVTRSIPALQPDRNLFLIVKSFAAGIILATGFMHVLPDSFDMLSSSCLKDNPWHKFPFSGFLAMLSAIVTLMVDSLATSVYSRKCKAGVIGDCDTAAATEDHEMAVVSAGHSHAHLHHGMKPGTSADSQLLRYRVVAMVLELGIIVHSVVIGLSLGASNNTCTIKGLVAALCFHQMFEGMGLGGCIVQANYNFLKKAIMVFFFSVTTPFGIALGLALSKTYKENSPSSLITVGLLNASSAGLLIYMALVDLLAADFMGPKMQASIMLQLKSYVAVLLGAGGMSLMAKWA, encoded by the exons ATGGCCACTTCACTTGTGAAGCTCATCTCCATCTTCATCATTCTCTTCTCTACCTTCACCCCCCAAGCCTTTTCAGTGTCGGACGAATGTGGGACAGAATCCATTAACTCTTGCAACGACAAGGCAAGAGCATTGCCTCTCAAGATCATTGCCATTGTCTCCATCCTTGTCACCAGCATGATTGGCGTGTGTTTGCCCCTCGTTACACGTTCAATCCCAGCCCTACAGCCCGACAGAAACCTCTTTCTCATCGTCAAGTCCTTTGCCGCCGGCATCATACTTGCCACCGGCTTCATGCACGTTTTGCCGGATTCTTTTGACATGTTGTCGTCTAGTTGCTTGAAAGACAATCCATGGCACAAGTTTCCGTTTTCAGGCTTCCTGGCTATGTTGTCTGCAATAGTGACTCTGATGGTGGATTCCTTGGCCACTTCTGTTTATAGCCGGAAGTGTAAAGCCGGAGTTATCGGGGATTGTGATACTGCTGCCGCAACCGAAGACCATGAGATGGCTGTGGTTAGCGCCGGCCATTCCCATGCTCACCTGCATCATGGAATGAAGCCAGGAACATCTGCAGACTCGCAACTTCTACGTTATCGTGTCGTCGCGATG GTATTAGAATTGGGAATAATAGTTCATTCAGTTGTGATAGGGCTTTCACTCGGTGCCTCAAACAACACATGCACAATAAAAGGTCTGGTGGCAGCCCTTTGCTTCCATCAAATGTTTGAAGGGATGGGTCTTGGCGGTTGCATTGTGCAGGCAAATTACAACTTCTTGAAGAAGGCAATCATGGTGTTCTTCTTCTCTGTGACAACCCCATTTGGAATTGCCTTGGGGCTTGCCTTGTCAAAAACGTACAAAGAAAATAGCCCTAGCTCCTTGATCACTGTGGGCCTCCTTAATGCATCATCAGCTGGCCTTTTGATCTACATGGCTCTTGTTGATCTTCTTGCCGCCGATTTCATGGGTCCAAAGATGCAGGCTAGCATCATGCTTCAGCTTAAATCCTACGTGGCCGTTCTTTTGGGTGCTGGTGGCATGTCTTTGATGGCCAAATGGGCTTGA
- the LOC132169642 gene encoding G-type lectin S-receptor-like serine/threonine-protein kinase At1g11330: MQPESVEQPMELVPNTKLSALLVLLSCICLAFVSATDTITAAQLLNDPETITSNGGHFKLGFFSPANSTYRYVGIWHADVSLSTVIWVANRNKPLNITSSGILTISDDGNLVVLDGQNRVFWSSNSTNTVPNSTAQLLDSGNLVLQGNSTGSIIWESFQNPSDTCLQKMKISTNIRTGKKVQLTSWKSPSDPSIGKFSAGIAVRNLPKVFIWNDGSLYWRSGPWNSRIFIGVQNMTSVFLDGFSVVDDKEGTFYLSFSFTGETFPTNFVLNAQGNLQEKYSANGENWEVVWSALETECDVFGKCGAFGSCNPQDSPICSCLWGFEPKNTQEWNRGNWSRRCVRRTPLQCERVKNGKIDGFLKLTTMKVADLADWSADDDEQCRNNCLQNCSCMAYAYDAGIGCMTWTRTFVGSYFG; this comes from the coding sequence ATGCAACCAGAAAGTGTAGAACAACCTATGGAACTTGTTCCAAATACCAAGTTGTCAGCTCTTCTTGTCTTGCTATCTTGCATTTGTTTAGCGTTTGTCTCTGCCACAGACACCATCACAGCCGCCCAATTACTCAACGACCCTGAAACCATAACCTCCAATGGCGGGCACTTCAAACTGGGATTTTTCAGCCCTGCAAATTCTACCTATCGCTATGTTGGGATATGGCATGCTGACGTGTCTCTGTCCACTGTCATATGGGTTGCCAACAGAAACAAACCCCTCAACATCACTTCCTCTGGGATTCTCACCATATCAGATGACGGCAATTTGGTAGTATTAGATGGACAAAACAGAGTTTTTTGGTCATCAAATTCAACAAATACTGTTCCCAATTCGACTGCCCAGCTTCTAGATTCTGGAAACCTTGTGTTGCAAGGAAACTCTACAGGGTCAATCATATGGGAGAGTTTCCAAAATCCTTCTGACACATGTTTGCAAAAGATGAAAATTAGTACTAATATTAGAACAGGGAAGAAAGTGCAGCTGACATCATGGAAAAGTCCTTCCGATCCATCAATTGGAAAGTTCTCTGCCGGCATTGCTGTTCGTAATCTTCCAAAAGTATTCATTTGGAATGACGGTAGCCTATATTGGCGGAGTGGTCCATGGAACAGCCGGATCTTTATTGGAGTACAGAATATGACCTCTGTATTTCTTGATGGATTTAGTGTTGTAGATGACAAAGAAGGAACATTCtatttatctttttcctttACGGGGGAGACTTTTCCAACAAATTTTGTCTTGAATGCGCAAGGAAATCTACAGGAGAAATATTCCGCCAATGGGGAGAATTGGGAGGTCGTGTGGTCAGCTTTGGAGACAGAGTGCGATGTTTTTGGCAAGTGTGGGGCATTTGGAAGCTGTAATCCACAGGATTCACCAATTTGCAGCTGTTTATGGGGGTTTGAGCCAAAGAATACACAAGAATGGAATAGAGGAAATTGGAGTCGTCGGTGTGTGAGGAGGACACCCTTGCAGTGTGAGAGGGTGAAGAATGGCAAAATAGATGGATTTTTGAAGCTGACGACGATGAAAGTGGCAGACTTGGCAGATTGGTCAGCTGACGATGATGAACAATGTAGGAACAATTGCTTGCAGAATTGTTCTTGTATGGCTTACGCATATGATGCTGGAATTGGTTGTATGACATGGACAAGAACCTTTGTTGGGTCATATTTCGGCTAG
- the LOC132169643 gene encoding uncharacterized protein LOC132169643, producing the protein MPFGLKNACATYQRLVNKMFQEQIGKNMEVYVDDMLVKSKLWIDHVTDLQEAFRILKRFKMKLNPTKCAFGVSSGKFLGYMVSSRGIEANPEKIQAVLDMQSPKNVKQVQQLAGRIAALNRFISRSTDKCLPFFKILRKTFEWSEECEQAFEQLKRYLVSPPLLSRAVPGEVLYLYLAVSPIAVSAALIREEEGVQKPVYFVSRALQGAEERYVQMEKLAFTLVIASRKLRPYFQAHTINVLTEYPLKKVLRKLDLSGRLVNWAIEISEFDIHFVSRNAVKGQALADFVAEFTNIQDQEDWPKERTWVIYVDGSSSKRNGGAGVVMITPDGRELKSSLRLEFKTTNNKAEYETVIAGLGLSQELEAEFVEVRSDSQVIVSHIRGEFEAKGSKMKLYLSKIQENEKADHLAQLGSSTECEVGEADQIVQIQQQPSIVEKVFILTIEVMPAWVEEIVSYLEKGILPRDKRKAVQLKRKAARFALVNGALFKRGFMLPLLKCVSKEEGDYILREIHEGICGSHSGARILAHKTVRAGFFWPSMNQDSINMVKTCDSCQRFANVIKQPPEALSSAEALVNITAKNIEKFLWKSVICRYGIPHAFVTDNAKQFDCESFRDWCSGLHVRQYFSSPGHPQANGQVEATNKTIFMILKKKLDQHKGGWAENLPEVLWAYRTTRRTPTEETPFALAYGTEAVIPGEIGSGSFQVDTFNPNFNGEGLKLHLDILQGKQD; encoded by the exons ATGCCATTCGGTTTAAAAAATGCTTGTGCAACTTACCAGAGGCTGGTAAACAAGATGTTTCAAGAGCAAATCGGGAAGAACATGGaggtttatgttgatgacatgctagtcaaaAGCAAGCTATGGATAGATCATGTGACAGATTTGCAGGAGGCATTTAGGATATTGAAGCGTTTCAAGATGAAGCTTAATCCTACGAAATGTGCATTTGGAGTTTCATCTGGGAAGTTCCTCGGTTATATGGTGTCTAGCCGAGGAATTGAAGCCAATCCAGAGAAGATCCAGGCGGTGttggatatgcaatctccaAAAAATGTAAAGCAAGTTCAGCAATTGGCAGGGAGAATCGCAGCTTTGAACAGGTTCATCTCTCGGTCTACAGATAAGTGTCTTccgttttttaagattttgcgCAAGACTTTCGAATGGTCTGAAGAATGTGAACAGGCATTCGAGCAACTTAAGAGGTACCTGGTCAGTCCACCTCTTCTCAGCCGAGCTGTTCCTGGAGAAGTATTATATTTATACTTAGCTGTATCGCCAATTGCTGTTAGTGCGGCTTTGATTCGCGAAGAAGAAGGGGTTCAGAAGCCAGTTTACTTCGTCAGCCGAGCGTTGCAAGGCGCCGAGGAGAGATATGTACAGATGGAGAAACTTGCTTTCACCTTGGTAATTGCTTCCAGGAAGCTCCGACCatacttccaagctcatacaATTAATGTCCTGACCGAGTATCCATTGAAGAAAGTACTTCGGAAGTTGGACTTGTCTGGTCGGTTAGTCAACTGGGCGATTGAGATTAGTGAATTCGACATTCACTTTGTTTCACGCAATGCTGTTAAAGGTCAGGCTCTAGCAGACTTTGTGGCGGAATTCACCAACATCCAAGACCAGGAGGATTGGCCAAAAGAGAGAACATGGGTAATTTATGTGGATGGTTCATCTTCCAAAAGAAATGGCGGAGCTGGGGTCGTGATGATCACACCGGATGGAAGAGAGTTGAAGAGTTCATTAAGATTAGAATTTAAAACTACTAACAATAAAGCCGAGTATGAAACTGTAATAGCTGGACTCGGTTTATCCCAAGAGCTGGAGGCAGAGTTTGTAGAGGTGCGGAGTGATTCTCAAGTTATTGTCAGCCACATTCGCGGCGAGTTTGAGGCTAAGGGCAGCAAGATGAAGCTCTACTTATCCAAAATTCAAG AGAATGAGAAGGCAGACCATCTAGCCCAATTAGGCTCTTCAACCGAGTGTGAAGTAGGGGAGGCCGACCAGATAGTACAAATTCAGCAACAACCTTCCATCGTTGAgaaggtttttattttaactatcgaAGTCATGCCTGCTTGGGTTGAAGAAATTGTTAGTTACCTCGAAAAGGGAATTCTGCCAAGAGATAAGAGGAAGGCGGTGCAGTTAAAGAGAAAGGCTGCTCGGTTCGCACTGGTCAATGGGGCTCTTTTTAAACGAGGTTTTATGTTACCTCTTCTTAAATGTGTTTCTAAAGAAGAGGGTGATTATATCCTTCGGGAGATTCATGAAGGAATCTGTGGCAGTCACTCGGGAGCCCGCATTTTAGCACATAAAACGGTAAGAGCAGGGTTCTTTTGGCCGAGTATGAACCAGGACTCCATAAACATGGTAAAAACTTGTGACAGTTGTCAGCGCTTTGCCAACGTTATCAAGCAACCTCCTGAAGCACTTAGCTCG GCCGAAGCTCTGGTGAATATTACTGCAAAGAACATCGAGAAATTTCTTTGGAAAAGTGTCATTTGTCGTTATGGGATTCCTCATGCCTTTGTTACGGACAATGCAAAACAATTTGACTGTGAGTCCTTTCGAGATTGGTGTTCCGGACTTCATGTTCGGCAATACTTTTCATCCCCGGGACATCCTCAAGCAAATGGACAAGTAGAAGCGACTAACAAAACCATATTCATGATTCTGAAGAAGAAGCTCGATCAGCACAAAGGGGGATGGGCAGAAAATCTTCCCGAAGTTCTATGGGCATACCGCACAACCAGAAGGACTCCGACTGAAGAAACTCCTTTCGCCTTAGCCTACGGAACCGAGGCTGTAATCCCTGGCGAGATCGGATCAGGGAGTTTTCAAGTGGATACATTCAACCCCAATTTCAACGGCGAGGGTCTAAAGTTACATTTGGACATACTACAAGGAAAACAAGATTAG